TAGCAAGTATGCAATCACACATTAACCCTGGGAATGAAGTGCACTTTTTACTTGATGGCGGTTTAATCTTATACTTTGTGCTAAGAGAGGGTCACCAAAAATTGATTCTAAAACCGGGCGCCCGCTTTTTTATTCCTAAGGACGTTGAGCACTGGATCGATTTCACCGCTGAAACCTACTTAGTACTAGCGAGTTACCACAGTAAAAGCTTTGATACGTTTCATAGTAAAATTAAATACACAAATACTCATAATCAATAAAAATTGACAGATCGCGCGTGTAGCAGACGCGAGATAGCCCTTACCTGTTAGTCGCTACCTATAACACTTTCTTTAGGCTTTGTGTAAGAAAAAGGCTCATGGAAAACAGACAGCTTCTAGAAGGTCGAAAGCTGCTCTCAAAAGGATTACTTAAGAAAAAGAGATGAGGATTGCCCTTTAAGAGCACTAAGTTGATCTTTCATCTGAGGATCATTCATGAATTTCTTTTTCATGCCAGGCATCTTTTTCATCATCTGCTTGATTCTTTTGAAGCTTTTGATCATCCGGTTGACATCGTCAATAGAGGTGCCACTTCCACTTGCAACCCGACGACGACGCGGAGGAAGGAGTTCATCTAATCCAATGCGTTCATTAGGTGTCATAGAGAGGATAATCGCTTCAATCTTCGAGAGCTCCTTATCGGACATATCAAAGTCCCCACCCATCTTATTGAATCCAGGAACCATGGAAAGAAGACCTTTTAGAGAGCCCATTTTTTTAATGGATCGCATCTGTTTAAGAAAATCATCGAAGGTAAAGGTCGCTTTACGGAGCTTCTTTTCCATCTTCTGGGCTTCTTCCTCATCAACATGCTCTTGAGCTTTCTTCACAAGGTTGATGACATCTCCCATCCCAAGGATCCGATCGGCCATTGATTGAGGATTAAAAAGTTGAAGGTCGGTCACTTTTTCCCCGATCCCTTCAAACTTAAGCGGCTTGCCCGTCACTTCTCGAATAGAAATTGCAGCACCAGCACGCGTATTTCCATCAAGCATAGTGAGGATTGTTCCAGTGATTGCGATGCGACTATCAAAGTCGGCAGCGGTCTTTACCGCATCTTGCCCTGTTGCGGCGTTCGCAACAAAGAGGATTTCATGAGGGCCAACTACTCCCTTTATCTTTTCTAGCTCTTTCATGAGCTCTTCATCGATATGAAGGCGTCCAGCAGTATCAATAATAAGAACGTCAAAAGCCTCTTTTTTAGCACGGTCTAAGGCGTTTTTGGCCACCTTAACAGCGTTCTTTTGGTCTCGATCGGCGTAAATAGGAACTTCTATCTGAGTACCGAGAGTTTCTAATTGGTCGATGGCAGCGGGACGTTGTAAATCACAAGCTGCGATGAGAACTTTCTTATTTTGTTTTTTCAGATAGAGCGCAAGTTTTGCAGACTGAGTCGTCTTTCCAGACCCCTGAAGACCGCACATTAAAATAACGGATGGACAGCGCCCAATATCAAGCTCCGCCTCATCTTCCCCCATTAAAGCTTTTAGCTCATCATGGACGATTTTTGTAAAGAGATCACCAGCACCAACAGATTTAAGAACCTCTTCCCCCAGTGCTTTTTCTTTGACCCGTTTAATAAAGTTTTTTGCAACGGTATAGTTCACATCGGCATCGAGAAGAGCCATGCGGACCTCTCTCACCGCATCAGAAATGTTCTCATCCGTTAACTTTTTCTTTGAAGCTAAGGCTGAGAAAACATTTTGAAATTTTTCTGTGATACCACCAAACATTCAGTACTCCTTAAAAGAATCTATTTTACTCTGTTTTCGGGTGATATTCAAGGAAAAAGAAGCGATCATGATCTGCCCAATCTTTTTCACACCGCTTTTGTTTCCAATGACTTTGGTTAAATAGAGCATAAAGAGCACCGCCTTGGCCCGCCCCTATTTCAAAAAAAAGTTTTGCGCCTGGATTAAGATAAGACGGAAGTTCCAGAGACAGCCGCTTATAGAAATCAATTCCGCCTACTAAGGCTCGTTTGGGTTCATAGAGGCGCACTTCATCTTCTAATCCCTCATATTCATCTTGAGTAATATAAGGAGGGTTGCAGACTAAAACATCACATTTCTTTCCTTTAAAAGGAACTAGTAGGTCTCCCTCAAGTATTTCAACAGCAAGCTCGTTTAGAAGCGCATTTTCCCTTGCAACCACAAGCGCCTCTACGGAAATATCTGAAAGAGTTACCGTGCAGTCTGCGCGTTTATTCTTAATTGCAAGCCCAAGGCACCCACTCCCCGTACAAAGATCCCAAACAACACAAGGTTCCTTAGAAAGAGACTTTACCACTTGGTCAGCAAGAATTTCTGTTTCCTGTCTCGGAATAAGGGTTTCTGAGTTCACTTTAAGGGAAAGACCCAAAAACTCCACTTCTCCTAGAATGTACGCTAAAGGCTCTTTGTCCCCTTTCCGCTTAATCCACTTGCGGTACTGCGCAACCTCATGTTCTTCAACGGGTGCATCGTAATCAAAATAGAGTTCTAATCGTTTTTGATTAAGCAGGACTGCAAGAAGCTCTTCAGCCACGCGCCGTGCATTAGAAACGCCTTTCTTTTCTAGGAAGTCCGTGGAAAGCTTAATGAGTTCGCGAATATTACGCATGAAGCTTTTCCTGATAGAAATGACCAATAAGCGCTTCGGTCACTTCAGACAAGTCCCCTTCTACGATTTGATCAAGCTTATAAAGGGTCAAGTTAACACGGTGATCGGTCACCCGATTTTGAGAATAGTTATAGGTGCGAATCCTCCCAGAGCGATCGCCTGTGCCCACTTGACTCGAACGAAGGGATGCCCGCTCTTCGTGCAGCTTGCGCCGCTGTTCTTCAGCAAGCTTAGCCACAAGA
The window above is part of the Candidatus Neptunochlamydia sp. REUL1 genome. Proteins encoded here:
- the ffh gene encoding signal recognition particle protein; this encodes MFGGITEKFQNVFSALASKKKLTDENISDAVREVRMALLDADVNYTVAKNFIKRVKEKALGEEVLKSVGAGDLFTKIVHDELKALMGEDEAELDIGRCPSVILMCGLQGSGKTTQSAKLALYLKKQNKKVLIAACDLQRPAAIDQLETLGTQIEVPIYADRDQKNAVKVAKNALDRAKKEAFDVLIIDTAGRLHIDEELMKELEKIKGVVGPHEILFVANAATGQDAVKTAADFDSRIAITGTILTMLDGNTRAGAAISIREVTGKPLKFEGIGEKVTDLQLFNPQSMADRILGMGDVINLVKKAQEHVDEEEAQKMEKKLRKATFTFDDFLKQMRSIKKMGSLKGLLSMVPGFNKMGGDFDMSDKELSKIEAIILSMTPNERIGLDELLPPRRRRVASGSGTSIDDVNRMIKSFKRIKQMMKKMPGMKKKFMNDPQMKDQLSALKGQSSSLFLK
- a CDS encoding cupin domain-containing protein, yielding MAILTDSNKKNTVGLDRINDFLHPVSISKFNVNKALHTYLQTGLKTHKDQDVFQSLDKVDRSYCTSLELIPTKIAKIQFDKQNARAIASMQSHINPGNEVHFLLDGGLILYFVLREGHQKLILKPGARFFIPKDVEHWIDFTAETYLVLASYHSKSFDTFHSKIKYTNTHNQ
- the prmC gene encoding peptide chain release factor N(5)-glutamine methyltransferase; its protein translation is MRNIRELIKLSTDFLEKKGVSNARRVAEELLAVLLNQKRLELYFDYDAPVEEHEVAQYRKWIKRKGDKEPLAYILGEVEFLGLSLKVNSETLIPRQETEILADQVVKSLSKEPCVVWDLCTGSGCLGLAIKNKRADCTVTLSDISVEALVVARENALLNELAVEILEGDLLVPFKGKKCDVLVCNPPYITQDEYEGLEDEVRLYEPKRALVGGIDFYKRLSLELPSYLNPGAKLFFEIGAGQGGALYALFNQSHWKQKRCEKDWADHDRFFFLEYHPKTE